Proteins from one Camelina sativa cultivar DH55 chromosome 8, Cs, whole genome shotgun sequence genomic window:
- the LOC104708497 gene encoding splicing factor SF3a60 homolog: MSSTLLEQTRSSHEEVERLERLVVQDLQTEPPSSKDRLVQGHRVRHMIESIMLTTNKLVETYEDKDGAREDEIAALGGGQAAFSAFYDRLKEIREYHKRHLSGRLVDANEDYEALLKEEPVIAFSGEEGVGRYLDLHDMYNQYINSKFGERVEYSAYLDVFSRPEKIPHKLKLSRQYRKYMEALLEYLVDFFQRTEPLQDLDRILSRVETDFEEQYANGKVEGWENHSQENELIPSQHTVIDLDYYTTVEELVDVGPEKLKEALGALGLKVGGTPQQRAERLFLTKHTPLEKLDKKHFAKPLHNGKQNGDVKSTQQSENAKEIALTEVKVKKLCQLLDETIERTKQNIVKKQSLTYEEMEGEREGEEANAESESDDEDGDIYNPLKLPMGWDGKPIPYWLYKLHGLGQEFKCDICGDYSYWGRRAFERHFKEWRHQHGMRCLGIPNTKNFNEITSIEEAKELWKRIQERQGENKWRPELEEEYEDREGNIYNKKTYSDLQRQGLI, encoded by the exons ATGTCATCGACTCTCCTCGAGCAAACTCGCTCCAGTCATGAAGAGGTTGAAAGGTTGGAGCGATTAGTTGTGCAAGATCTACAGACTGAGCCACCGTCAAGCAAGGACAGATTGGTCCAGGGACATCGTGTTCGTCACATGATTGAATCTATCATGCTCACCACGAACAAACTT GTTGAAACCTATGAAGATAAGGATGGGGCAAGGGAAGATGAAATAGCAGCGCTTGGTGGTGGCCAGGCTGCGTTTAGTGCATTTTACGATCGTTTGAAAGAG ATACGTGAATATCATAAAAGGCATCTTTCTGGACGTCTTGTTGATGCTAATGAAGATTATGAAGCACTCCTGAAGGAGGAACCAGTTATTGCGTTCAGTGGAGAG GAGGGTGTTGGTCGGTACTTGGACTTACATGATATGTATAACCAGTACATCAACTCTAAATTTGGGGAAAGGGTTGAATATTCTGCTTACCTTGATGTTTTTTCTAGACCAGAGAAAATACCGCATAAACTAAAGCTATCGAG GCAATACAGGAAGTATATGGAAGCACTGCTAGAGTACTTGGTCGACTTTTTCCAGCGAACCGAGCCATTGCAAGATCTTGACCGGATACTTTCTAGG GTTGAAACTGATTTCGAAGAGCAATATGCGAATGGGAAAGTAGAAGGCTGGGAGAACCATAGCCAGGAAAATGAGCTTATTCCATCTCAGCATACTGTCATAGATCTGGATTACTACACTACAGTCGAGGAACTGGTAGATGTGGGTCCTGAAAAGCTAAAGGAG GCATTGGGGGCATTAGGACTGAAGGTTGGTGGTACACCGCAGCAGCGTGCCGAGAGACTTTTCCTGACAAAG CATACGCCTTTGGAAAAGCTGGATAAGAAACATTTTGCCAAACCTCTACACAATGGGAAACAAAACGGAGATGTCAAATCAACGCAGCAGTCAGAAAATGCTAAAGAGATTGCACTAACAGAGGTCAAAGTGAAGAAACTCTGCCAATTACTCGATGAG ACAATCgaaaggacaaaacaaaacattgtaaAGAAACAGTCCTTGACATATGAAGAAATGGAGGGAGAACGAGAAGGGGAGGAAGCTAATGCCGAGTCAGAAAGTGATGACGAGGACGGTGATATTTACAATCCGCTGAAGCTGCCAATGGGTTGGGATGGGAAGCCTATACCATACTGGCTCTACAAACTTCATGGCCTGGGCCAG GAGTTTAAATGCGACATATGTGGGGACTATAGTTACTGGGGAAGAAGGGCTTTTGAGAGACATTTTAAAGAATGGAGACACCAGCACGGAATGCGTTGCCTAGGAATCCCTAACACAAAGAACTTCAATGAGATCACTTCAATTGAG GAAGCGAAAGAATTGTGGAAGAGGATACAGGAGAGGCAAGGAGAGAACAAATGGAGGCCAGAACTCGAAGAGGAGTATGAAGATCGTGAAGGTAACATTTACAACAAGAAGACTTACTCTGATCTCCAGCGCCAAGGTCTCATCTGA